The following are encoded in a window of Amycolatopsis solani genomic DNA:
- a CDS encoding short-chain fatty acyl-CoA regulator family protein, protein MEKTFAGARLRHLRESRSMSQADLARVLEISPSYLNQIEHNSRPLTVPVLLRITQAFGVDTEFFANNDTSRLVADVKEALLDEVLGVDVTTGELNDLATNLPAIAQALVKLHRSYRNAVESTAALTTENGLGLHGSAAAPLPHEEVRDFFYERENYVAELDERAEKMAAEIPLQRGQVLGSLKERLWQRYGVEVTSDGLDESAGQQHRYEPVTRVLRLAPSLRVGQQAFRMASQIALLEYDDLITELADSWAFSGPAARSLGRVGLANYFAGALILPYGPFLATAERFRYDIERLCDHFGVGFETVCHRLSTLQRPKQRGVPFSFVRVDRAGNMSKRQSAAGFHFSRVGGACPLWNIYEAFTQPGKILTQIATLPDGKSYFWIARTISRNIGGYGSPGKTFTVGLGCELRHAGRLVYSTGLDLDEPAAATPIGMGCKVCERPACSQRAFPTIGKQLTVDENTSTFVPYPAVPKG, encoded by the coding sequence ATGGAGAAGACTTTCGCCGGCGCGCGGTTGCGGCACCTCCGCGAAAGCCGCTCGATGAGCCAGGCCGACCTGGCCCGTGTGCTGGAGATCTCACCCAGCTACCTCAACCAGATCGAGCACAACTCGCGTCCGCTGACCGTCCCCGTGCTGCTGCGGATCACGCAGGCCTTCGGCGTCGACACCGAGTTCTTCGCCAACAACGACACCTCCCGGCTGGTCGCCGACGTCAAGGAAGCGCTGCTCGACGAGGTGCTCGGCGTCGACGTCACCACCGGCGAGCTCAACGACCTGGCCACGAACCTGCCGGCCATCGCGCAGGCGCTGGTCAAGCTGCACCGCAGCTACCGCAACGCCGTCGAGAGCACCGCCGCGCTGACCACGGAAAACGGCCTGGGCCTGCACGGCAGCGCCGCCGCGCCGCTGCCGCACGAGGAGGTCCGCGACTTCTTCTACGAGCGCGAGAACTACGTCGCCGAGCTGGACGAACGCGCCGAGAAGATGGCCGCGGAGATCCCGCTGCAGCGCGGTCAGGTACTGGGCTCGCTGAAGGAACGGCTTTGGCAGCGCTACGGCGTCGAGGTGACCAGCGACGGCCTCGACGAATCCGCCGGTCAGCAGCACCGCTACGAGCCGGTGACGCGGGTGCTGCGACTGGCGCCGAGCCTGCGGGTCGGGCAGCAGGCGTTCCGGATGGCATCGCAGATCGCGCTGCTCGAGTACGACGACCTGATCACCGAGCTGGCCGACTCGTGGGCGTTCTCCGGCCCGGCCGCGCGCTCGCTCGGCCGCGTCGGCCTGGCGAACTACTTCGCCGGGGCGCTGATCCTGCCCTACGGGCCGTTCCTGGCGACGGCCGAACGGTTCCGCTACGACATCGAGCGGCTCTGCGACCACTTCGGCGTCGGCTTCGAGACCGTGTGCCACCGGCTGTCCACGTTGCAGCGTCCGAAGCAGCGCGGGGTGCCGTTCTCGTTCGTGCGGGTGGACCGGGCCGGGAACATGTCGAAGCGGCAGTCCGCGGCCGGGTTCCACTTCTCCCGCGTCGGCGGGGCCTGCCCGCTGTGGAACATCTACGAGGCGTTCACCCAGCCGGGCAAGATCCTCACCCAGATCGCGACCCTGCCCGACGGCAAAAGCTACTTCTGGATCGCGCGCACGATCTCGCGCAACATCGGCGGCTACGGCAGCCCCGGCAAGACGTTCACCGTGGGACTGGGCTGCGAACTCCGCCACGCGGGCCGGCTCGTCTACTCGACGGGCCTGGACCTGGACGAGCCCGCCGCGGCGACGCCGATCGGGATGGGCTGCAAAGTCTGCGAACGCCCGGCGTGCTCGCAACGCGCGTTCCCGACGATCGGCAAGCAGCTGACCGTGGACGAGAACACCAGCACGTTCGTCCCCTACCCGGCCGTGCCGAAGGGGTGA
- a CDS encoding cation:proton antiporter → MTELLVVLVTGFLVIAAATVVGPRLGVAAPLVLVVLGVAASLLPLFSSAHIEPEWILEGVLPPLLYSAAVSMPAMNFRREFGAISGLSVLLVVGSSLVLGLFFALVLPDLGFAWGVALGAIISPTDAVATSIVKQTSSSQRVVAILDGESLLNDATALVVLRTAIVATAASFSFWGALGTFAYSVAVAGVLGWAVGRLNLLIRRRVTDSTVNTVISFAVPFAASLPATLLGASGLVAAVVAGLVTGIRAPRELSPRNRLSDAQNWRTVELVLEGAVFLTMGLQIKAIVANVQHDHGGVGAAVVVAAIALALTVLVRAAYVAPLLKYLIARVRHGERLQPRLQDMSERMSTPEGKQRAFEAANSRGRKVSERDLDRFSTRVTRGLATVEYFLRQPLGWREGVVVVWAGMRGAVTVAAAQTLPEDTPQRSALVLIAFAVAILSLLLQGGTIGWLLRRLSPKIDQAAAAKQAEAERTQIFELLRSSVEDVPKPPKREGDPVQADFDAAMRYQLTILDKQRTALLDARDNGTFDADVLANALVNLDATQIALEMRGKPAD, encoded by the coding sequence GTGACGGAACTGCTCGTCGTGCTCGTGACCGGCTTCCTCGTGATCGCCGCCGCCACCGTCGTCGGTCCGCGGCTGGGGGTCGCCGCGCCGCTCGTGCTGGTGGTGCTCGGGGTGGCCGCGAGCCTGCTGCCCCTGTTCTCCTCGGCGCACATCGAGCCCGAGTGGATCCTCGAAGGCGTCCTGCCGCCGCTGCTCTACTCGGCCGCGGTGTCGATGCCCGCGATGAACTTCCGGCGGGAGTTCGGCGCGATCAGCGGGCTGTCGGTGCTGCTCGTAGTGGGCAGTTCGCTGGTGCTCGGCCTGTTCTTCGCGCTGGTCCTGCCCGATCTCGGATTCGCGTGGGGCGTCGCGCTCGGCGCGATCATCAGCCCGACCGACGCCGTCGCGACATCGATCGTGAAGCAGACGTCGTCGTCCCAGCGCGTCGTGGCGATCCTCGACGGGGAGAGCCTGCTCAACGACGCGACCGCGCTGGTCGTGCTGCGGACGGCGATCGTCGCGACGGCCGCGTCGTTCTCCTTCTGGGGCGCGCTCGGCACGTTCGCCTACTCGGTCGCCGTCGCGGGCGTGCTGGGCTGGGCCGTGGGACGGCTCAACCTGCTGATCCGGCGGCGCGTGACCGACTCGACCGTCAACACGGTCATTTCGTTCGCGGTCCCGTTCGCCGCTTCCCTGCCTGCCACGCTGCTCGGGGCGTCCGGCTTGGTGGCGGCGGTGGTCGCGGGCCTGGTCACGGGCATCCGCGCACCGCGGGAGCTCTCGCCGCGCAACCGCCTGTCCGACGCGCAGAACTGGCGGACGGTGGAGCTCGTCCTCGAGGGCGCGGTGTTCCTGACCATGGGCCTGCAGATCAAGGCCATCGTGGCGAACGTGCAGCACGACCACGGCGGGGTCGGCGCCGCCGTGGTCGTCGCGGCCATCGCGCTCGCGCTGACCGTGCTGGTGCGCGCGGCCTACGTCGCCCCGCTGCTCAAGTACCTGATCGCGCGGGTCCGGCACGGCGAACGCCTGCAGCCCCGGCTGCAGGACATGTCGGAGCGGATGAGCACGCCGGAAGGCAAGCAGCGGGCGTTCGAGGCGGCCAACTCGCGCGGGCGCAAGGTGTCGGAGCGGGACCTCGACCGGTTTTCGACCAGGGTCACGCGGGGGCTGGCCACCGTCGAGTACTTCCTGCGTCAACCGCTCGGGTGGCGCGAAGGCGTCGTCGTCGTGTGGGCGGGCATGCGCGGCGCGGTGACCGTGGCCGCGGCGCAGACCCTGCCCGAGGACACCCCGCAACGCTCGGCGCTCGTGCTCATCGCGTTCGCCGTGGCGATCCTGTCGCTGCTGCTGCAGGGCGGCACGATCGGCTGGCTGCTGCGCCGGCTTTCGCCGAAAATCGACCAGGCCGCCGCCGCGAAGCAGGCCGAGGCCGAGCGGACCCAGATCTTCGAGCTGCTGCGTTCGAGCGTGGAAGACGTCCCGAAGCCGCCGAAGCGCGAAGGCGATCCGGTCCAGGCGGACTTCGACGCGGCGATGCGCTACCAGCTGACGATCCTGGACAAGCAGCGCACCGCCCTGCTCGACGCCCGCGACAACGGCACGTTCGACGCCGACGTCCTGGCGAACGCGCTGGTCAACCTGGACGCGACGCAGATCGCGCTCGAGATGCGCGGCAAGCCGGCTGACTGA
- the aceA gene encoding isocitrate lyase, producing MTEQAKQAAAELAAQWANDPRWAGVQRSYSAEDVVKLRGSVVEEHTLARRGAEKLWNLLHTEDYVHALGALTGNQAVQQVRAGLQAIYLSGWQVAADANLSGQTYPDQSLYPANSVPAVVRRINNALGRADQINWAEGNTDIDWFAPIVADAEAGFGGPLNAFELMKGMIAAGAAGVHWEDQLASEKKCGHLGGKVLIPTKQHERTLNAARLAADVLNVPSLIVARTDAQAATLLTSDVDERDQQFLTGGRTAEGFYEVTNGIDPCIERGLAYAQYADLLWMETSEPDLEVARKYAEAIKAKFPDQMLAYNCSPSFNWKKHLDDATIAKFQRELGHMGYKFQFITLAGFHALNYSMFDLAHGYAREGMTAYVELQEREFASESRGYTATKHQREVGTGYFDNVATALNPESSTTALKGSTEEAQFH from the coding sequence ATGACGGAACAGGCCAAGCAGGCGGCCGCGGAGCTGGCGGCGCAGTGGGCGAACGACCCCCGCTGGGCGGGCGTGCAGCGCTCCTACTCGGCTGAGGACGTCGTCAAGCTGCGCGGCAGCGTGGTCGAGGAGCACACCCTGGCGCGCCGCGGCGCGGAGAAGCTGTGGAACCTCCTGCACACCGAGGACTACGTTCACGCGCTCGGCGCCCTCACCGGCAACCAGGCCGTCCAGCAGGTCCGCGCGGGCCTGCAGGCCATCTACCTGTCCGGCTGGCAGGTCGCGGCCGACGCCAACCTGTCCGGCCAGACCTACCCGGACCAGAGCCTCTACCCGGCCAACTCGGTCCCGGCCGTGGTCCGCCGCATCAACAACGCGCTGGGCCGCGCCGACCAGATCAACTGGGCCGAAGGCAACACGGACATCGACTGGTTCGCCCCGATCGTCGCCGACGCCGAGGCCGGCTTCGGTGGCCCGCTCAACGCGTTCGAGCTGATGAAGGGCATGATCGCCGCCGGCGCCGCGGGCGTGCACTGGGAAGACCAGCTCGCGTCCGAGAAGAAGTGCGGCCACCTCGGCGGCAAGGTCCTCATCCCGACCAAGCAGCACGAGCGCACGCTGAACGCCGCCCGCCTCGCCGCGGACGTGCTGAACGTGCCGTCGCTGATCGTCGCCCGCACCGACGCGCAGGCCGCGACGCTGCTGACCAGCGACGTCGACGAGCGCGACCAGCAGTTCCTCACCGGCGGCCGCACCGCCGAGGGCTTCTACGAGGTCACCAACGGCATCGACCCCTGCATCGAGCGCGGTCTGGCCTACGCCCAGTACGCCGACCTGCTCTGGATGGAGACCTCGGAGCCCGACCTCGAGGTGGCGCGCAAGTACGCCGAGGCGATCAAGGCGAAGTTCCCGGACCAGATGCTGGCCTACAACTGCTCGCCGTCGTTCAACTGGAAGAAGCACCTGGACGACGCGACGATCGCGAAGTTCCAGCGCGAGCTCGGCCACATGGGCTACAAGTTCCAGTTCATCACGCTGGCCGGCTTCCACGCGCTGAACTACTCGATGTTCGACCTGGCGCACGGCTACGCCCGCGAGGGCATGACCGCCTACGTCGAGCTGCAGGAGCGCGAGTTCGCTTCGGAGAGCCGCGGCTACACCGCCACCAAGCACCAGCGCGAGGTCGGCACCGGCTACTTCGACAACGTCGCGACGGCGCTGAACCCGGAGAGCTCGACCACCGCGCTCAAGGGCTCCACCGAAGAAGCCCAGTTCCACTGA